Proteins encoded within one genomic window of Panicum virgatum strain AP13 chromosome 1N, P.virgatum_v5, whole genome shotgun sequence:
- the LOC120655863 gene encoding uncharacterized protein LOC120655863 — MDGGSSLNIMYAPTLELMGIGLDKLRPSKSPFHGVAPGKRVQPLGQIDLPVCFGTAANFRKEVLTFEVVGFRGSYHAILGRPCYAKFMAVPNYTYLKLKMPGPKGVITIGSSFEHAYECDVECVERAEAQAEDEALAATLDKMASEALDSTHRHAGSFEPAECIKKVPLDPGHPDGKALQISSTLDDK; from the coding sequence atggacggaggcagcagcctcaacatcatgtacgcccctaccttggagctcatggggatcggactggacaagcttcgccccagcaagtcgccattccatggcgttgcgccggggaagcgagtccaacccctcggccagatcgatctgcctgtatgcttcggcacagcagccaacttccgcaaggaggttctcactttcgaggtggtgggatttcgagggtcctatcatgccatccttggtcgtccttgctacgccaagtttatggctgtccccaactacacctacctcaagctcaaaatgccgggtccgaagggcgtcatcaccatcggctcttcgttcgagcacgcctacgagtgcgacgtcgagtgcgttgagcgcgcggaagctcaagcggaggacgaggccctcgcagccaccctcgacaaaatggcaagcgaggccttggattccacgcaccgacatgccgggagcttcgaacccgccgagtgtatcaagaaggtgcctcTCGACCCGGGCCACCCCGAcggcaaggcgttgcagatcagctccaccctcgacgacaaatag